A single genomic interval of Mangifera indica cultivar Alphonso chromosome 5, CATAS_Mindica_2.1, whole genome shotgun sequence harbors:
- the LOC123216087 gene encoding uncharacterized protein LOC123216087 isoform X2 — protein MVDLQTVCCMCGDVGFPDKLFRCNKCRNRIQHSYCSNYYSEYAEPIEVCDWCQSEQRSSSRHGSSSKKSSTTVYETGISNRSEYSGEKLKQQDREESADKGKNPSGTPSPRPTTRRYKLLKDVMC, from the exons ATGGTGGATCTTCAAACTGTTTGTTGCATGTGCGGCGACGTTGGCTTCCCTGATAAGCTCTTTCGTTGTAACAAATGCCGCAACCGCATTCAACATTC GTATTGCAGTAACTACTACAGCGAATACGCTGAGCCAATTGAGGTGTGTGACTGGTGTCAAAGTGAACAAAGAAGTAGTTCAAGACATGGCAGCTCCTCCAAGAAATCTTCCACTACCGTATATGAAACGGGTATCTCAAACCGATCCGAGTATTCGGGTGAGAAACTCAAGCAACAAGATCGTGAAGAGAGCGCCGACAAGGGGAAGAATCCGAGTGGCACGCCTTCTCCTCGCCCTACTACTCGCAGGTACAAGCTTCTCAAGGATGTCATgtgttga
- the LOC123216087 gene encoding activating signal cointegrator 1 complex subunit 2 homolog isoform X1, translated as MVDLQTVCCMCGDVGFPDKLFRCNKCRNRIQHSFPSAHPSPPCPSPTTTTTTTTTTVIKPKYCSNYYSEYAEPIEVCDWCQSEQRSSSRHGSSSKKSSTTVYETGISNRSEYSGEKLKQQDREESADKGKNPSGTPSPRPTTRRYKLLKDVMC; from the exons ATGGTGGATCTTCAAACTGTTTGTTGCATGTGCGGCGACGTTGGCTTCCCTGATAAGCTCTTTCGTTGTAACAAATGCCGCAACCGCATTCAACATTC ATTCCCATCTGCCCATCCATCTCCGCCATGCCCCTCGccaaccaccaccaccaccaccaccaccacaaccGTAATAAAACCAAA GTATTGCAGTAACTACTACAGCGAATACGCTGAGCCAATTGAGGTGTGTGACTGGTGTCAAAGTGAACAAAGAAGTAGTTCAAGACATGGCAGCTCCTCCAAGAAATCTTCCACTACCGTATATGAAACGGGTATCTCAAACCGATCCGAGTATTCGGGTGAGAAACTCAAGCAACAAGATCGTGAAGAGAGCGCCGACAAGGGGAAGAATCCGAGTGGCACGCCTTCTCCTCGCCCTACTACTCGCAGGTACAAGCTTCTCAAGGATGTCATgtgttga
- the LOC123217492 gene encoding metalloendoproteinase 4-MMP-like → MFLSFTNHFSLVANIFLLGSSLCFAARSTPTFTHAAIVNQNNKRVDINGFLNSGKGSHVLGISKLKKYFHQFGYLPSQYDDFSDNKFDATFESAVIHYQSQLGLPVTGKLDFETVSKIMTPRCGVPDFHTAADTLHATKSYVFFPGKPRWARHVPMKLTYAFSKDYLIKNLTISDIKVVFKGAFGKWASVIPVSFIETDDYGFADIRIGFYSGDHGDGEPFDGVLGVLAHSFSPESGKFHLDAAETWAIDFEMEKSPVAIDLESVAIHEIGHLLGLAHSPNKEAVMYPTLKPRDKKLDLTLDDIQGVQALYGSNPNFTFSSLLESDISTNQTVKLKIRWFLSATLILYHVLLMII, encoded by the coding sequence ATGTTTCTGTCTTTTACTAATCATTTCTCTCTAGTCGCCAACATTTTCCTTCTTGGATCGTCACTATGCTTTGCAGCCCGATCAACACCAACGTTTACACATGCAGCCATTGTGAACCAGAACAACAAAAGGGTCGATATCAACGGCTTCCTCAATTCCGGAAAGGGAAGCCACGTCTTGGGTATATCCaagttgaaaaaatatttcCATCAATTCGGCTATCTCCCATCTCAATATGATGATTTTTCAGATAATAAATTTGATGCAACGTTCGAATCAGCTGTCATTCATTATCAATCACAACTTGGTCTTCCTGTTACTGGTAAGCTCGATTTTGAAACTGTGTCAAAGATAATGACGCCAAGATGCGGTGTACCTGATTTTCATACTGCGGCTGATACATTGCATGCAACAAAGAGTTACGTGTTTTTTCCAGGCAAACCACGATGGGCTCGTCACGTGCCTATGAAACTCACCTACGCATTCTCAAaggattatttaataaaaaacttgaCGATATCAGATATTAAGGTGGTGTTTAAAGGCGCTTTTGGTAAATGGGCATCTGTTATTCCAGTGAGTTTCATTGAAACTGATGATTATGGTTTTGCTGATATCAGAATAGGGTTTTACAGCGGTGATCACGGCGATGGAGAGCCGTTCGATGGGGTTTTGGGAGTGCTCGCTCACTCGTTTTCACCTGAGAGTGGAAAGTTTCATTTAGATGCTGCAGAGACGTGGGCTATAGATTTTGAAATGGAGAAATCACCAGTCGCCATTGATTTAGAATCAGTAGCTATACATGAGATTGGACATTTGTTGGGGTTGGCTCACAGTCCTAACAAGGAAGCCGTCATGTATCCAACATTGAAACCTAGAGATAAAAAACTAGACTTGACTCTTGATGATATACAAGGAGTTCAAGCTCTGTATGGATCAAACCCTAATTTCACATTTAGCTCATTGTTAGAGTCTGATATTTCAACGAATCAGACGGTTAAGTTAAAAATCAGATGGTTTTTGTCGGCCACTCTCATTCTATACCATGTTCTTTTGATGATCATATGA
- the LOC123216175 gene encoding squamosa promoter-binding-like protein 7 — protein sequence MENGGNMFVSIHSNGSRGQFSNNSNNNLCWDNGWALNHSVSGFDWVNSSSLYTTAATTTAAETVPVTQLEESTTHALIFPHCVQNHHHHPHHQSLYGGDGSHVHPDPHLMCLKLGKRHYFEDATSMNERHVEGFSVVKRGKPYYNLGGVGPSSSTAVIGSTATIPRCQVEGCHVTLADAKDYHRRHKVCEMHSKAPKVVVLGLEQRFCQQCSRFHVVSEFDNSKRSCRRRLAGHNERRRKSSQDSVSRNPSQGRALSLLSARGNSWVSYSSDLSSRCSAALSELIAENRATILARHLILDRDHWHLHHAIEELGDAQQQHCSNSFMSQHNHMLGPPHYQEADTHVTLDLMQAPTGQFGFLSDTDKEKEDEEESSELWNSLERAHVV from the exons ATGGAAAATGGCGGGAACATGTTCGTTAGTATTCATAGCAATGGTAGCAGAGGGCAGTTTAGTAATAATAGCAACAACAATCTTTGTTGGGATAACGGGTGGGCGCTTAATCATTCGGTTTCTGGATTCGATTGGGTTAATAGCAGTAGTTTATACACCACCGCTGCCACTACAACCGCCGCAGAGACTGTTCCTGTCACTCAACTAGAAGAGAGTACAACCCACGCGCTCATATTTCCTCACTGTGTACaaaaccaccaccaccatccaCACCACCAGTCTCTATACGGCGGGGACGGATCTCACGTGCACCCTGATCCACACCTCATGTGCTTGAAGTTGGGAAAGAGGCACTATTTCGAGGATGCTACCTCAATGAACGAGCGACACGTGGAAGGATTCTCTGTGGTCAAGAGAGGAAAACCCTACTACAACCTCGGTGGTGTGGGTCCGTCGTCTTCTACCGCCGTGATCGGGTCAACGGCGACGATACCTAGGTGTCAAGTTGAGGGATGCCACGTCACGCTTGCCGACGCCAAGGACTATCACAGAAGACATAAAGTTTGTGAGATGCACTCAAAGGCTCCCAAGGTGGTGGTTTTAGGGTTAGAGCAGCGTTTCTGTCAACAGTGTAGCAG GTTTCATGTAGTGTCAGAGTTTGACAACTCGAAGAGGAGTTGCAGAAGGAGACTGGCAGGTCACAATGAACGTagaagaaagagctctcaggaTTCTGTTTCCCGGAACCCTTCTCAag GACGTGCTCTCTCTCTTCTGTCAGCCAGGGGGAACTCTTGGGTTTCATATTCATCCGACCTCTCTTCAAGATGTAGTGCTGCACTGAGTGAGCTAATTGCAGAGAACCGTGCCACCATCCTGGCTAGGCATCTTATACTTGACCGTGATCACTGGCACTTGCACCACGCCATTGAAGAACTTGGAGACGCTCAACAGCAACATTGCTCCAATTCTTTCATGTCTCAGCACAACCACATGTTAGGCCCGCCTCACTACCAAGAAGCTGATACACACGTAACATTGGATCTCATGCAAGCGCCAACCGGCCAATTCGGATTCTTGTCTGATACagacaaagagaaggaagatgaagaagagtcTTCTGAGTTATGGAACTCGTTGGAGCGAGCTCATgtagtttaa